A DNA window from Cutaneotrichosporon cavernicola HIS019 DNA, chromosome: 2 contains the following coding sequences:
- a CDS encoding uncharacterized protein (Haloacid dehalogenase-like hydrolase), with translation MASQNTLFRNYKALLFDCYGTLIDWERGMLDTPSVRSLLSQDGAPDEQGILTAFNPNEVRVQAATPGIVYDDVLTQAFSDTARDLGLSATGEEARAFGNSVPSWPAFADSADALRRLSEMGLKLVILSNVHNAGFAETRKKLEKGFTFDQVFTAQDIGSYKPDQRNFEYAIRRLKELYGIERDEILVTANSKLHDHEPGHIAGLKGAWISRAGANMGVRNLDHIVPDWEYPTMKDFADAMEKARAQ, from the exons ATGGCCAGTCAAAACACCCTTTTCCGCAACTACAAGGCCCTGCTGTTCGACTGCTACGGC ACACTGATCGACTGGGAGCGCGGCATGCTTGACACGCCCTCTGTGCGCTCACTGCTCTCGCAAGACGGCGCGCCAGACGAACAGGGCATCCTCACAGCCTTCAATCCCAACGAGGTACGCGTGCAGGCAGCCACTCCTGGGATCGTGTATGACGATGT CCTCACCCAAGCGTTCAGCGACACTGCGCGTGATCTCGGCCTCTCTGCTACAGGGGAGGAAGCGCGCGCATTCGGGAACAGCGTGCCGTCCTGGCCGGCGTTTGCTGATTCGGCCGACGCGTTGAGGCGTCTTAGCGAGATGGgcctcaaactcgtcaTCCTAAGTAATGTCCACAATGCCGGGTTTGCCGAGACGCGCAAGAAGCTCGAGAAGGGGTTTACCTTTGACCAGGTGTTCACGGCCCAGGATA TCGGCTCATACAAGCCTGACCAGCGCAACTTTGAGTACGCAATCCGCAGGCTCAAAGAGCTTTATGGCATCGAGCGGGACGAAATCCTCGTCACTGCCAACTCGAAGCTGCACGACCATGAGCCTGGGCACATCGCTGGCCTCAAGGGCGCGTGGATCAGCCGGGCTGGCGCAAACATGGGCGTTAGGAATCTGGACCACATCGTGCCAGACTGGGAGTATCCCACCATGAAGGACTTTGCCGACGCCATGGAGAAG